A region from the Candidatus Thiothrix putei genome encodes:
- a CDS encoding IS1595 family transposase: MTSLISISSLTSDAACFEQVRSVRWPNGVICPHCGSQDTIRRGKDDTQQERQRYQCKDCQKRFDDLTGTVFEGHHQPLKVWVLCLYLMSLNLSNQQIARELGLNKDDVQAMTEQLRRGVEKKTPVNLFGNVEFDEVYVKAGHKGNPEAVADAGREGRRRALKGAPGRGTLEKDKPPIFGMIQRSGEVVIRMLANVKQTTIKPLIVETVAAGTLVYTDEYNIYSRLEEWGYAHKTVNHGAGEYARDEDGDGFHEVHVNTMEGFWSLLRSWLRPHRGISQEKLPCYLAFFESLHNIRKRGQAALQSLLSLLLG; this comes from the coding sequence ATGACCTCGCTCATCAGTATTTCCAGCCTGACCAGTGATGCCGCCTGTTTCGAGCAAGTCCGTTCCGTGCGTTGGCCTAATGGGGTGATTTGTCCGCACTGCGGTTCACAGGACACTATCCGTCGAGGCAAGGATGACACCCAGCAGGAACGCCAGCGTTACCAGTGTAAGGATTGCCAAAAGCGTTTTGATGACCTGACGGGCACGGTGTTTGAAGGCCACCACCAGCCGCTGAAGGTGTGGGTGTTGTGCCTGTACCTGATGTCGTTGAACCTGTCCAACCAACAAATCGCCCGCGAATTGGGGTTGAACAAGGATGATGTTCAGGCGATGACGGAACAGTTACGGCGTGGTGTCGAGAAAAAAACGCCAGTAAACCTGTTTGGGAATGTTGAATTTGATGAGGTTTATGTCAAGGCTGGACACAAGGGAAACCCCGAAGCCGTCGCGGATGCTGGGCGTGAAGGTCGCCGCCGCGCCCTGAAAGGTGCGCCGGGGCGTGGGACACTGGAAAAGGACAAACCACCCATTTTCGGCATGATCCAGCGTTCCGGGGAGGTCGTGATCCGTATGCTGGCGAATGTGAAACAGACGACGATCAAGCCGTTGATTGTGGAAACGGTGGCAGCAGGCACGCTGGTCTACACCGATGAGTACAACATTTACAGCCGATTGGAAGAATGGGGCTATGCCCACAAAACCGTCAACCATGGCGCAGGCGAATATGCCCGTGACGAAGATGGTGACGGTTTCCATGAAGTCCACGTCAATACGATGGAAGGTTTTTGGTCACTGTTACGCTCATGGTTACGACCTCATCGGGGGATCTCACAAGAAAAGCTACCGTGTTACCTTGCATTCTTCGAGTCTCTTCACAACATCAGGAAACGGGGGCAAGCTGCCTTACAGTCCTTGCTTTCGCTGCTGTTGGGATAA
- a CDS encoding helix-turn-helix transcriptional regulator: MLKSDGKKHRLRPQDGQKLRELREKHHLHQSGFADKVNAHLRDLIPFLPASETLSQAQVSDLELENSSLSILHLFAISDLFSVSPRYLLGNYLHLTAKSEINVGSTSTSTSTSTESLNDGSFCIFPCFPSDPFIQTGDETFQQGSICVSGSCFPRHCKRAG; this comes from the coding sequence ATGCTGAAAAGTGATGGAAAAAAACACCGCTTGCGCCCGCAGGATGGTCAAAAACTTAGAGAGTTGCGCGAAAAGCATCATCTGCATCAGTCTGGTTTTGCCGACAAAGTAAATGCACACTTACGCGATTTGATTCCATTTTTACCCGCGAGCGAAACGCTGTCGCAAGCACAAGTATCTGATTTGGAACTGGAAAATAGCAGCTTAAGCATTCTCCATTTGTTTGCTATCAGTGACTTATTTAGTGTGTCACCTAGATATTTATTGGGAAATTATTTACACTTGACAGCTAAAAGTGAGATAAATGTTGGCAGCACCAGCACCAGCACCAGCACCAGCACAGAAAGCCTGAATGATGGATCGTTCTGCATTTTTCCCTGCTTTCCCTCTGACCCTTTCATCCAAACCGGTGATGAAACATTCCAACAAGGCTCAATATGCGTTTCAGGGTCTTGTTTTCCCCGGCATTGCAAACGTGCTGGATAG